The Deinococcus aquaedulcis genome segment CTGCGGGCGCCTCCGTCTGGGGTGCCGGGGGCAGCATCGCCAAGGACAGCACGGGGCTGTACACCATCACCCCCAACAGCTGGGGCGGCGCCACTATTCCTGCCGGCGGCAGTGTCACCATCGGCTACGACGGCACCGGTCAACTGAGCGGCGTCAACACCTGTACCCTCAACGGCGCCAGTTGCTCGGGCACCACCACCCCGCCGACGGGTGATACCACCGCCCCCACGGTGAGCCTCACCGCCAGTCCCAGCACGGTCACCAGTGCAGGCACCGTTAGTTTGAGTGCGGCGGCGAGCGATAACGTGGGGGTGACGAAGGTGGAGTTCTATCAGGGCTCGACCTTGCTGAGTACCGATACGACGGCGCCGTATACCGCCACGGAGACGGTCAGCAGTGCGAACAATGGCACGCGGACGTACACGGCCAAGGCGTTTGATGCGGCGAGCAATACCCGGTCGGCTTCGGCCTCCGTCACCGTCAACATCTCCGGTACCACCCCGCCTCCGCCCACGGGCAAGGCCATTTACGTGGGCTACGCGGGCACATGGCAGACCAGCGTGGGCGACCTGACCACGAGCAACATTCCGCCCTACTACACGGATCTGAACCTGTCCTTCGCGCGGCCAGACACCACCTATGTCAAGGGCAGCTACGCTTTTGATCAGGCGGTGGCGGGCTTTGAGTTTGCCGAGGGGGCCAGCACGCCCAACGGGCAGCGCAAATTCACGGCTGCGCAGGCCCAGACGCTGCGCAACAACATTGCCGCCCTGAAAGCGCGGGGCACGCGGGTCTGGGTGAGTGTGGGGGGTTGGTCGTACAGCCAGGGCAGCCAGTGGAGCAACTTCAACGCCGCGCGCGTGGTGGACCTTGCGCAGGATCTGGGCGCCAGTGGCGTGGACATTGACTGGGAATCCAGTGGCAGCAACTGCAACAAACTGGACGCCGCGCAGTTTGCCTGCACCAAGGATGCTGAGATCAAGAGCATCATTAACACGCTGGACGCCGAGATTGCTGCGCGGGGCCTGGACCTGCAGATCAGCATTGCGGGCTGGAGCACCGGGGCCTACTACGTCAAAGGCACCCCGTGGG includes the following:
- a CDS encoding cellulose binding domain-containing protein, with product MFRYPRSHPRPQWLLTALLALAACSQVPNPGVPQATRPALQAQATGLTATFDSTGAWDTGFTGRITLRNPGTTAITGWTLKFKFNGNAAAGASVWGAGGSIAKDSTGLYTITPNSWGGATIPAGGSVTIGYDGTGQLSGVNTCTLNGASCSGTTTPPTGDTTAPTVSLTASPSTVTSAGTVSLSAAASDNVGVTKVEFYQGSTLLSTDTTAPYTATETVSSANNGTRTYTAKAFDAASNTRSASASVTVNISGTTPPPPTGKAIYVGYAGTWQTSVGDLTTSNIPPYYTDLNLSFARPDTTYVKGSYAFDQAVAGFEFAEGASTPNGQRKFTAAQAQTLRNNIAALKARGTRVWVSVGGWSYSQGSQWSNFNAARVVDLAQDLGASGVDIDWESSGSNCNKLDAAQFACTKDAEIKSIINTLDAEIAARGLDLQISIAGWSTGAYYVKGTPWEEGKVQWGSPFGGTMYRVVRDLGAKIDRVNLMSYDGGTYYDPREGYESYRAIYSGPIAMGLEVAPEGSGGAILKLNAEPGTVYDAEMNTGTNNEATRYYNVETLATYMKNKGRPGDGMMLWQIWKERVYAKPPAGAAGVNATGQKVCQMLAVNANCSGTVPDLPPAP